CTATTCCCCCGATATCTATCAATATTATGATGACATCAATTATGGTGATGATACCTACCAGGAAGCACAGATTACCAAGACCAAATGGCAGGTTGAAAATATCCTTTCTTTCAATAAAACGATCGGCGAGCACAACCTGAACATGGTTACAGCCCTTGCACTTGAAGGATATAACAACGAATACCTGTTCGCCCGGAAATCCATGTCGCCTGGTTATAACCCTGTTTTCCAGTCGCTTAACGCAGCCTACCTGAGTCCAACCAATTCCGACGATCACATCAGCTGGACATCAGCAGGAATTCCTTTCAGGGTGGATTACAATTTCAAACACAAATACTTTCTTCAGTTTAACTTCAGGGCTGACGCCTCCTCCATATTCAGCAAAGGAAATCGCTGGGGTTTCTTCCCTTCGGTTTCATCAGGATGGACTGTAAGCGAGGAATCATTCCTGAAAAAGTTTGACTGGCTGACACACCTGAAAGTCCGTGCCAACTGGGGTACCTCGGGTAACAACCGTATCGATGAGAATGCCAGTTATACGGTCATTGGCACAAGCAATACTTTCTATGCCTATGGCAGGAATTCAATGTATAAACCAGCATGGAGTGCCAGCGGAATGGGTAATCCCAATATTCTTTGGGAAAAGACAAGTGCTGAAAACCTTGGACTTGATTTTGGCTTATTCAATTACAGTGTTTCAGGTTCTTTCGATATTTTCTTAAGAAAGACTTCCGATATGCTTCTTAAGCTTCCCATGGTTTTGTCAAGCGGTATGTCGGGTTCAGAACCATGGCAAAATGCAGGTGAAGTCACCAACAACGGATACGAGGTTAGTCTTGGCTGGAAGAAGAGAGTCGGTAAGTTTGACATCGATATTAACGGAAACTTTACAAAAATTCATAATAAAGTCACCAAACTCGGCGAAGAGGGAAATCCCGTGTGGGGCGGATACCTTACAAATGCCAGCCTGAATACGTTTTCAACCTATACGGCTGTCGGACATCCTATCGGGATGTTTTATGGCTGGAAAATTGACAAAACTAAATACCCCAATGGCATATGGCATGAAGCCGACAGGGAAACCCTTGCTTTAAAGGCTGTTCCCAGCGAATACACTGTCCCTGGCGATTTCATGTTTATGGATTTGAACGGAGATAACAAAATCGACGAGAATGATAAAACGTATATCGGAAATCCGCATCCCGATTTTATGTACAGCCTTAACATGGCATTCCGGTACAGCGGTTTCGAACTAACGTTATTTTTCCAGGGCGTACAGGGGAATGACATATTTAATGTTCAGCGCTATGATTTTTATGGTTACCACGGAGGCAATAACGCCGTTCAGGGGTTGATCGGGAAATCGTATACAACTCAAAATGAAAATGCGCCCTATCCAAGGCTGACCAATACAATCGACTATAACCGCAATTACAGGATATCTGATTTTTATATTGAAGACGGATCGTATTTGCGATTGAGAAACCTGCAACTGGCTTACACATTTCCCAAAAAGTTGTCGGATAAGCTCAGGATCAGCAACCTGAAAGCGTACATCGGAGGCTATAACCTGATAACCATAACAGGCTATTCAGGTTTTGACCCTGAAATCGGAAATGAAAGCAATACATTCATGGGTATTGACCGGGGTTCATATCCCCAGGCAAGAACTTTCATGGCAGGAATTATAATGGACATTTAACACAGGAAGCAATGAGAAATAAAATATTCTTATCCATCATACTATTTCTTACCCTGTCAACAGGATGTGAAAATTTTCTTGAAGTTCAAATGGAGGGTAAAGCCACCGAAGATGATTTCTATCTTACAATCAATGAGCTTCAGTTATCGCTGAACGCAGCTTATACTATCCTGCGGAGCGGCGAATTCCAGAATACGCTGGCCCTTATCGGTGATGCACTGAGCGATGACTTTATTTACCAGGCTACATCATACACCAACTTTGGCGATGATGGCCTCAGGCTTCAAAACTTCAATATTACTTCTGAGAACAGCTGGGTACGCAGTTGGTATACCATTAACTACAGGGGTATATATAAGGCCAACCAGTTGTTGAGTCATATAAACGACAATATCCAGCTTCAATATGTAGAGGGAGTGAATGATACCGATGTTCGCCGCTGGCAGCAGATATATGGCCAGGCCCTGTTCCTCAGGGCGTATTATTATTTCAACCTGGTGCGCACTTTTGGAGGTGTATCCATTGTTCCCGAGGTACAGGATATCAATAATCCGGCCGTTGCCCGTTCAACTAAGGAAGAAACTTACGACTATATCGAAAAGGACTTAAGAACCGCCTGTATTCTGTTGAGTGAGTATATTCCAAGCGAAGATTACGGTGAAATAAGCCAATATGCTGGTTTGAGCATGCTTATGAAAGTGCTGATAACACAGGCCAAACAGGGAGTGCCATCCGAAAAGTGGGATGAGGCAGTTAAAATTGGCAGGACTATTATTGCCAATCACGGGGATCCTGCCGCTGTTCTTACCTATAATGATATATTGAAACTTGAAAAGTTTTATCCTGATTTAACCTGGGATCAGTGGAAAGAACAATTTAAGCTGAACCTGAGAGTGGATGACTTTGAACAAACTGAAATGGCAAAAACCGACGGGACAGGTGTATTTCAGAATTTTCCGACGATGAGTCCCAAACACGGCTTTACACCGTGGCCGAACATGTGGAGGGTGAATTATCAGAATCTTACATCGAATAAGGAGCCCATCTTTGTTGTGCTCAGCATGACCGCCACAGGGGTTGATCCCGGCCAGATCAACCTGTTCAACCAGATCGATGATTTATACAACAATGTATTTTGTCCTTCAAAATCATTGATGGACGTCATGACCAATGAAGGTATCGATCCCAGGAATCTTTACGGCTGTTATTCACATAATATGCAACCTATCGGTTATAATCCTGCTGAATACAATGAATATTGGGGAGGTGTTTTTACCGAGAATTTCCAGCGGTTTGTAAAGTTCTTCCTGATAGCCAACACTGAAGTGCCTCCCGGAGGTGGCGGCTCCCCCCGCAATCTTACCTTGTTACGATATTCTGATGTTTTACTGTTGTATGCCGAAGCGCTTAATGAAACAGGGGACGGTATCACTGCCATCGACATTATTAATGAGATCAGAGCTAACCTGAAAGCATCCATTCCCAAAATCGACAATATTTTCAAATATACCGTCGCATATGGCCCGTATGTATATGTCCGCGATAAAATTCAGATCGAACGCCGGAAAGAGCTTGCCGGTGAACGTGAAAGATATTTCGACCTGCTGAGGTACGGCACAGCCGGAGATGTTCTTACTGAAGCTTATAAAGCCGAAGTTGCCAAATCAAAGCAATATTTCAACTTCGTAAAGGGCGTGCATGAGCTGCTTCCCATACCACAGGTTGAAATTGAGCTGGCACATGGCATTATTGCACAAAACCCGGGGTACTAACATTATAATTATGATAATGAAAAGAATTATTCAACATACAGCCGTTTTAGCTGGCGTTACTTTCCTGTTCCTGGCATGCAGCACAGAATACAATATTTTTGTCGAGCCAAAAGCGGAAATGCAGCTAAGCAAGACTTCAGTGGATGTTCTTGAACCGGTATATATAACCAATATCGGTAAGGGAGAAACTTTTACATTCTGGCCGGGTGATGAAGGGCAGGATTATTCAAAGGTAGGTGAATCCAAAAATACAGGATTACCACCGAACAGGGGTAAAGATTTTGAATATACCTACCTCCGTTCGGGTACATACACTATTACGATGGTAGCATCAAGTTTTGACGAAGAACAGGGTAAACTTGTCCAGAAGGTCAGTACACAGCAAATCACTGTTAATCCGGGAAACAACGGAAATAACTTTACACGCTTTGCCATTGACAACGCCCTTGCAGGATACAGTCCCGAGGGTATTATTAATGGTAACAGGATTTCGATCCCGATAGGGTTCATTAACCGTGTATCGGGTATTACTGATAAAGATTATGCCGTACTGATCAATAAGAGACCTCCGCTCTTCAGTGCCAATAGCTCATCAGCTAAGGTATATAGTGAGGAAGGCACCCTTTTGCAGGGAAGAGGTGACGATCCTTACCAGCTAAACCTGCTGGATGTGAATACCCTTGAGCCAATCGTCAGGAAATTCACTGTTGTACAGGATGGTTTATCCAACGAATATTCTGTCGCGGCACTTTTTTATCCCGTGATTTCAAACCTGAAAGTGCTGGGTTCTGCCGCACTTGAATATTCAAAGGACGGATTAACAGCAGCTACTGAAGAAGAGACCAAAAAGCTTCAGCTGGCCTATCCAGAAAAGACTTTCTTTGGCGTTTTCCTGGTTGGCGTGACTCCAACCCAGCTGCAATCCGCAATTCTTGATTTTACGCTTACTGAGGGTGCTAAACTTTACTTAAAGTCAACCGGTGAGGAAATAATCAGCGGTGAGACACCGGTTGATATTTCAACTACACCGGTAGATTTTGAAATTGTAAGAACGACGGTTGATGGTTTCAGTATCACTTCCACATTCAAAATTTACACGACTATTTTTTAGAATAGCTCATAGCTTTTAATAAACGCATGATGAAATTCTGGAATGTTTCCCGGGGATTATTCCTGTTTCTTTTCATAGGAACAGGAACTATGGTTGCACAGGATTATGTACAACCGGTGGCTGATTATTCGTTTGAAGACAGCCTGGTTGTGGATAATACCGGGAATACCATCCTTAATCTGCGAAACCATACAAGCCTGTATAATGACCCGTCAAGAGGAATAGTGTTGAGGTTTTCTTCCTCACAGAAAGGGTATGCCGTTCTGAACAAGCAATTGCTGCAAACCGATAGTTGCACTGTTTCATTCTTTTTTTATTGGGAAACAACGGGGGCAACCTCATGGCACCAGGTATTCGAAATTCACAATGCCAATACCGGTTCAAACCTTTATTTCACGCCTCAGAACGGCTGGGGAGCTAACCAATGTTCACTAATAAGCGAC
Above is a genomic segment from Bacteroidales bacterium containing:
- a CDS encoding TonB-dependent receptor; this translates as MKRIAYLFLAAFSIFQINVSVFSNSPNTGMASEIAQHTVSGKVTSATDNLPMPGVNIVEKGTMNGTVADIDGKYTLTVSGPDAVIVFSFIGFGQQEIKVNGRTNIDVVLEEMVSKLEEVVVYGYGIQKKADVTGAISTIKTKELTSIPVTNVATAMQGRAPGVQVVQNSGSPGSVASIKIRGTGTINNSDPLYVVDGFITENMDFLNPDDVQDIQILKDASSSAIYGARAANGVVIVTTKKGSEGKLKINFNTYWGMSDFWKQPNIMDKYQYKDLYEAAHGGQLLLNSARDTLLFNDYAAENWMDRISRKGMVSKYNLQISGGNEKTKFIISGLYNKENGIIKKSDQERKSFRLGVETKLTNYMKLNLNSIYTNSTRDKVVEGEYNIFQYALNTPPNQSLHPAEAFNWRGDELVSVRDALSWNPYTRLWYADLNESTNQYINNLELTINLGKSFTLNTRAGFDKYYNKNTDFRKRYSPDIYQYYDDINYGDDTYQEAQITKTKWQVENILSFNKTIGEHNLNMVTALALEGYNNEYLFARKSMSPGYNPVFQSLNAAYLSPTNSDDHISWTSAGIPFRVDYNFKHKYFLQFNFRADASSIFSKGNRWGFFPSVSSGWTVSEESFLKKFDWLTHLKVRANWGTSGNNRIDENASYTVIGTSNTFYAYGRNSMYKPAWSASGMGNPNILWEKTSAENLGLDFGLFNYSVSGSFDIFLRKTSDMLLKLPMVLSSGMSGSEPWQNAGEVTNNGYEVSLGWKKRVGKFDIDINGNFTKIHNKVTKLGEEGNPVWGGYLTNASLNTFSTYTAVGHPIGMFYGWKIDKTKYPNGIWHEADRETLALKAVPSEYTVPGDFMFMDLNGDNKIDENDKTYIGNPHPDFMYSLNMAFRYSGFELTLFFQGVQGNDIFNVQRYDFYGYHGGNNAVQGLIGKSYTTQNENAPYPRLTNTIDYNRNYRISDFYIEDGSYLRLRNLQLAYTFPKKLSDKLRISNLKAYIGGYNLITITGYSGFDPEIGNESNTFMGIDRGSYPQARTFMAGIIMDI
- a CDS encoding RagB/SusD family nutrient uptake outer membrane protein codes for the protein MRNKIFLSIILFLTLSTGCENFLEVQMEGKATEDDFYLTINELQLSLNAAYTILRSGEFQNTLALIGDALSDDFIYQATSYTNFGDDGLRLQNFNITSENSWVRSWYTINYRGIYKANQLLSHINDNIQLQYVEGVNDTDVRRWQQIYGQALFLRAYYYFNLVRTFGGVSIVPEVQDINNPAVARSTKEETYDYIEKDLRTACILLSEYIPSEDYGEISQYAGLSMLMKVLITQAKQGVPSEKWDEAVKIGRTIIANHGDPAAVLTYNDILKLEKFYPDLTWDQWKEQFKLNLRVDDFEQTEMAKTDGTGVFQNFPTMSPKHGFTPWPNMWRVNYQNLTSNKEPIFVVLSMTATGVDPGQINLFNQIDDLYNNVFCPSKSLMDVMTNEGIDPRNLYGCYSHNMQPIGYNPAEYNEYWGGVFTENFQRFVKFFLIANTEVPPGGGGSPRNLTLLRYSDVLLLYAEALNETGDGITAIDIINEIRANLKASIPKIDNIFKYTVAYGPYVYVRDKIQIERRKELAGERERYFDLLRYGTAGDVLTEAYKAEVAKSKQYFNFVKGVHELLPIPQVEIELAHGIIAQNPGY